The Micavibrio sp. TMED2 genome includes a window with the following:
- a CDS encoding mononuclear molybdenum enzyme YedY, giving the protein MAYRWTNNLNRDEITPKAAFLNRRQLMAGAAGAAALVGVGRQKASAAALQPNSLDDITSYNNYYEFGTGKGDPARNAGALVTSPWSIKIDGLVEKPGDYPLQELLADLTVEERIYRFRCVEAWSMVVPWNGIELADILNKVGVKPEAKYVAFETVVQPENMIGVRRRVLDFPYVEGLRLDEAMHPLTIMATGIYGQPMPKQNGAPIRLVVPWKYGFKSIKSIARISLTDKQPPTSWNKANAREYGFYSNVNPNVDHPRWSQASERKIGGGLFSPRIPTLMFNGYEAEVASLYEGMDLAKYY; this is encoded by the coding sequence ATGGCCTATCGCTGGACCAATAATCTGAACCGTGACGAGATAACGCCGAAAGCGGCGTTTCTGAACCGGCGGCAACTGATGGCCGGTGCCGCTGGTGCGGCGGCCCTTGTCGGTGTCGGTCGGCAGAAGGCATCGGCAGCAGCGCTGCAGCCAAACAGCCTCGATGATATTACCAGCTACAATAACTATTATGAATTCGGCACCGGGAAAGGTGATCCGGCGCGCAATGCCGGGGCGCTGGTGACCTCACCATGGTCGATCAAAATTGACGGGCTGGTTGAAAAGCCCGGCGATTACCCGTTGCAGGAACTGCTCGCCGACCTGACGGTGGAGGAACGCATTTACCGGTTCCGCTGTGTCGAGGCATGGTCGATGGTGGTGCCGTGGAACGGCATCGAACTCGCTGATATTCTCAACAAGGTCGGTGTGAAGCCGGAAGCAAAATATGTTGCCTTCGAGACGGTGGTGCAGCCGGAAAACATGATCGGTGTTCGTCGCCGGGTGCTGGACTTCCCCTATGTCGAGGGGCTGCGCCTTGATGAGGCGATGCATCCGCTCACCATCATGGCGACCGGCATTTATGGTCAGCCGATGCCGAAGCAGAATGGCGCGCCGATCCGTCTGGTCGTGCCGTGGAAATATGGCTTCAAATCCATCAAATCAATCGCCCGCATCAGCCTGACCGACAAACAGCCGCCGACCTCATGGAATAAGGCCAATGCTCGCGAATACGGTTTCTACAGCAATGTGAACCCGAATGTGGACCACCCACGCTGGAGTCAGGCGAGCGAGCGGAAGATCGGCGGCGGTCTGTTCTCGCCGCGCATTCCGACGCTGATGTTCAACGGTTATGAGGCCGAGGTTGCATCGCTCTATGAGGGCATGGACCTGGCGAAGTACTACTGA
- a CDS encoding sortase, marine proteobacterial type, protein MTTATLTLPGKGRQDAAADFCRRQPANRGSWGHITICLLLIAIGGGLMFKSALIHAKALLGPILLQQAWHETLATGLPTKPWSWADIQTSGRLRAPEHGIDLVALDNSSGEALTWGPGFWTDPALADESGLTILTGHRDTHFAFLSDINPGDRLLLQTKDGATHQYVTVKTQVVDVRHDRITKPDAGEWLLLITCHPFGSVLPDPPERFLVWARRQSD, encoded by the coding sequence ATGACCACGGCAACCCTGACCCTGCCCGGCAAGGGACGACAGGACGCGGCGGCAGATTTCTGTCGCCGCCAGCCTGCCAACCGGGGAAGCTGGGGCCATATCACCATCTGCCTGCTGCTGATCGCCATCGGTGGCGGGCTGATGTTCAAATCGGCACTGATCCATGCCAAGGCTCTGCTCGGCCCGATCCTGCTCCAGCAGGCGTGGCATGAGACACTGGCGACCGGCCTGCCGACCAAGCCATGGTCATGGGCAGACATCCAGACCAGCGGCAGGTTGCGCGCGCCTGAACACGGCATTGATCTGGTGGCGCTCGACAACAGCAGCGGCGAGGCGCTGACATGGGGGCCGGGGTTCTGGACCGACCCGGCACTGGCCGATGAATCCGGCCTCACCATCCTGACCGGACACCGGGATACGCACTTCGCGTTTTTGTCGGACATAAACCCCGGCGACCGCCTGTTACTGCAGACAAAGGACGGCGCAACTCATCAATATGTGACCGTAAAAACACAGGTGGTTGATGTCCGTCATGACCGGATCACAAAACCCGATGCCGGGGAGTGGCTCTTGCTTATTACCTGCCACCCGTTCGGCAGTGTGTTACCGGACCCGCCGGAACGGTTTCTGGTCTGGGCACGTCGACAAAGCGATTGA
- a CDS encoding sulfoxide reductase heme-binding subunit YedZ has protein sequence MAISGTINGALRRVPAWLIYLAGAAWAGWLFWLAVSGQMGAEPINALEREYGELALKLIILGLAVTPLRNWTGISLIRFRRAIGVTAFFFVLAHFLVWTVLDVQSLDRVWTEIVKRPYVTVGMAAFLMLIPLAVTSNNLSIRKLGGATWRRLHKLVYPAALLGGIHFLWLVKGFQLEPIIYLAIIIVLLIARLPLAKWRAQLIRQTEQAGSEAAQ, from the coding sequence ATGGCGATTTCAGGGACAATCAACGGGGCATTGCGGCGGGTACCGGCCTGGCTGATCTATCTCGCCGGTGCCGCATGGGCCGGGTGGCTGTTCTGGCTCGCGGTCAGTGGTCAGATGGGTGCCGAGCCGATCAATGCGCTGGAGCGCGAATATGGCGAGCTGGCGCTGAAACTGATCATTCTGGGGCTGGCTGTTACGCCGCTGCGCAACTGGACCGGTATCAGCCTGATCCGGTTCCGCCGGGCGATCGGTGTCACCGCCTTCTTCTTCGTTCTCGCGCATTTTCTGGTCTGGACCGTGCTCGATGTGCAGTCGCTGGATCGGGTCTGGACCGAGATTGTCAAACGTCCCTATGTCACGGTCGGGATGGCTGCCTTCCTGATGCTGATCCCGCTGGCGGTCACCTCGAACAACCTGTCGATCCGCAAGCTGGGCGGTGCCACATGGCGACGGTTGCACAAGCTGGTCTATCCGGCAGCACTGCTCGGTGGCATCCACTTCCTGTGGCTGGTGAAGGGCTTTCAGCTCGAGCCGATCATCTATCTCGCCATCATCATTGTCTTGCTGATAGCACGCCTGCCGCTGGCGAAATGGCGCGCGCAATTGATCCGCCAGACCGAGCAGGCTGGCAGTGAAGCCGCGCAATAA
- a CDS encoding excinuclease ABC subunit B, with product MPDDIRTADNDNTVAAADASALAGAPSGDIGVPFKVASDFAPAGDQPTAIAELFDGVRNGERDQVLLGVTGSGKTFTMAHVIEKAQRPTLILAPNKTLAAQLYGEMKSFFPDNAVEYFVSYYDYYQPEAYVPRSDTFIEKESSINEQIDRMRHSATRALLERNDVIIVASVSCIYGIGSVETYSNMVLALSPGQMISRNDLLNRLVDLQYTRNNIAFGRGTFRAQGDTVEIFPAHLDDRAWRISMFGDEIEKITEFDPLTGQKTETLSGIKVYANSHYVTPKPTVNQALQQIKQDLKTRIEEFTAEGKLLEAQRIEQRTQFDIEMLMATGSCQGIENYSRHLSGRAPGEPPPTLFEYLPKNALLIVDESHVTVPQIGGMYKGDFARKTTLSDYGFRLPACKDNRPLKFEEWEVMRPQTVFVSATPGPWELEQTGGVFTEQVVRPTGLIDPPVIIRPTENQVDDLLAEIRLCVEKEQRVLVTTLTKKMAEALTEYMTEAGIKVRYIHSDVDTLERIEIIRDLRLGTFDVLVGINLLREGLDIPECGMVAILDADKEGYLRSKTSLIQTIGRAARNVDGKAVLYADKVTDSMQFAIDETERRRAKQIEYNEEMGITPETVKKHISDVMAGMYGTSNDTPMLEAADGGQQGFEPQDVKSRIKDIEERMKAAAADLEFEEAARLRDELRRLEAADLGFTEGDMTAPRLAPGWSKRSSAPTKPTKKRRRRS from the coding sequence ATGCCAGACGATATCCGTACCGCTGATAATGACAATACAGTCGCTGCCGCCGATGCCAGCGCCCTTGCCGGGGCACCATCGGGGGATATTGGCGTGCCGTTCAAGGTGGCATCGGATTTCGCGCCGGCGGGCGACCAGCCGACAGCGATTGCCGAGTTGTTCGATGGCGTCAGGAATGGCGAGCGGGATCAGGTGCTGCTCGGCGTGACCGGTTCGGGCAAGACATTCACCATGGCCCATGTGATCGAGAAGGCCCAGCGCCCGACCCTGATTCTGGCACCCAACAAAACCCTCGCCGCCCAGCTCTATGGCGAGATGAAAAGCTTCTTCCCCGACAACGCGGTCGAGTATTTCGTCAGCTATTACGATTACTACCAGCCGGAAGCCTATGTCCCGCGCTCGGATACCTTCATCGAGAAGGAAAGCTCGATCAACGAGCAGATCGACCGGATGCGCCACTCGGCCACCCGCGCCCTGCTCGAGCGCAATGATGTCATTATCGTCGCCTCGGTCTCCTGTATCTATGGTATCGGCTCGGTCGAGACCTATTCCAACATGGTGCTGGCCCTGTCCCCCGGCCAGATGATCAGCCGCAATGACCTGCTGAACCGCCTCGTTGATCTGCAATATACCCGCAACAACATCGCCTTTGGCCGCGGTACCTTCCGTGCGCAGGGCGATACAGTTGAAATCTTCCCGGCCCACCTTGATGACCGGGCGTGGCGGATCTCCATGTTCGGGGATGAGATTGAAAAGATCACCGAGTTTGACCCGCTGACCGGGCAGAAGACCGAGACTCTGTCCGGCATCAAGGTCTATGCCAACAGCCACTATGTAACCCCGAAACCGACAGTCAATCAGGCGCTGCAGCAGATCAAGCAGGACCTGAAAACCCGGATCGAGGAATTCACCGCCGAGGGCAAGCTTCTGGAGGCGCAGCGGATCGAACAGCGCACCCAGTTCGATATCGAGATGCTGATGGCCACCGGTTCCTGTCAGGGCATCGAGAACTATTCCCGGCACCTGAGCGGGCGCGCACCCGGCGAACCGCCACCGACCCTGTTCGAGTATCTGCCGAAGAACGCCCTGCTGATCGTTGATGAGAGCCATGTGACCGTGCCGCAGATCGGCGGCATGTACAAAGGCGACTTTGCCCGCAAGACCACCCTGTCGGACTACGGCTTCCGCCTGCCCGCCTGTAAGGACAACCGGCCGCTGAAATTCGAGGAATGGGAAGTGATGCGCCCGCAGACGGTTTTCGTCTCCGCCACCCCCGGCCCGTGGGAGCTGGAACAGACCGGCGGTGTCTTCACCGAACAGGTGGTGCGCCCGACCGGCCTGATCGACCCGCCGGTTATCATCCGCCCGACCGAAAATCAGGTTGATGACCTGCTGGCCGAAATCAGGCTCTGTGTTGAGAAGGAACAGCGGGTACTGGTCACCACCCTGACCAAGAAGATGGCCGAGGCCCTGACCGAATACATGACCGAGGCCGGGATCAAGGTTCGCTACATCCACTCGGACGTGGATACGCTGGAGCGGATCGAGATTATCCGCGACCTGCGGCTTGGCACCTTCGACGTGCTGGTCGGCATCAACCTGCTGCGTGAGGGGTTGGATATTCCCGAATGCGGCATGGTGGCGATCCTCGATGCCGACAAGGAAGGCTATCTGCGCTCCAAGACCTCGCTGATCCAGACCATTGGGCGCGCGGCCCGCAATGTTGATGGCAAAGCCGTGCTCTATGCCGACAAGGTCACCGACAGCATGCAGTTCGCCATCGACGAGACCGAACGCCGCCGGGCCAAACAGATCGAATATAACGAGGAAATGGGCATCACGCCGGAAACGGTGAAGAAGCACATCTCCGATGTCATGGCCGGAATGTATGGTACCAGCAACGACACGCCGATGCTGGAAGCCGCCGATGGCGGGCAGCAGGGCTTTGAGCCGCAGGATGTGAAATCGCGGATCAAGGACATCGAGGAACGCATGAAGGCTGCCGCTGCCGATCTGGAATTCGAGGAGGCC
- a CDS encoding marine proteobacterial sortase target protein gives MAHSPCRTNHHTNHRAGYRIGSLCLSLCLIVLPGTGYSQPAKTGLREVQATMENMGEGGLFFPGSSPGTVLAGQQVAATVDIDISGMVARATVTQHFANPSDEWVEALYVFPLPETSAVDRLQLTVGERVIKAEIAERKQAEQKFEEAKAAGKTASMLSQERPNIFTNAVTNIGPHETVSVQIGFELPVDYHYDAETGPRFSIRFPMAIMPRYMPGNPVAALQASYTDQGEGWSFDTDQVPDASRISPPVDPERGLNPIGFNIDLQAGFPVGDLNSSYHTINTLAGETGFDITLADGVVPADRDFELTWMPASGIAPQAGIFSETVDGHDHHLVVISPQVPGDDDAATESDMPRDVVFILDKSGSMSGTSMRQAKAAMEQALQGLSPKDSFQIIAFDDSYYPLFHEARPAIQANIDDALDWLGRMEAGGGTEMAGALTHALSGDGEVASGRLGQVIFITDGAVGNEDALFSLIESNLGDRRLFTVGIGSAPNGYFMREAATAGRGTYTFIGALDQVGERMATLFRQLESPELTDLTASLPAGAEMYPPLLPDLYQGEPVSFVLRLPEGTDGDITLTGSHMQTPWTKSLHIDADTAERPGVAALWARRKIAEIERVGRRQFRSSNESDTDSIAKSVTRVALTYSLLSKYTSLLAVDEVARRPQEATLTSGSVAGNMPAGATMASPSMATATAQPIRSLTPLAAPHNPFSAQNLPRTATPADLLAMIGSILMVLGLMILWLKRRGEYLREQGTGA, from the coding sequence ATGGCTCACAGCCCGTGCCGCACCAATCACCACACCAATCATCGAGCCGGTTACCGTATCGGCAGCCTGTGCCTGTCGCTCTGCCTGATCGTTTTGCCCGGCACCGGCTACAGCCAACCGGCCAAGACCGGCCTGCGTGAGGTACAGGCGACCATGGAGAATATGGGCGAAGGTGGGCTGTTCTTCCCCGGCTCGAGTCCCGGCACCGTACTCGCCGGGCAGCAGGTCGCGGCCACGGTCGATATCGATATCAGCGGCATGGTGGCCCGCGCCACCGTCACCCAGCACTTCGCCAATCCGAGCGATGAATGGGTCGAAGCGCTGTACGTCTTCCCGCTGCCAGAGACCTCAGCCGTCGACCGGTTGCAGCTGACCGTCGGCGAGCGCGTCATCAAGGCGGAGATCGCCGAACGCAAACAGGCCGAACAGAAATTCGAGGAAGCCAAGGCAGCGGGCAAGACCGCCAGCATGCTCAGTCAGGAACGCCCCAATATCTTCACTAATGCCGTGACCAATATCGGCCCCCATGAAACGGTCAGCGTACAGATCGGTTTTGAACTGCCGGTAGACTATCACTATGACGCCGAAACCGGGCCGCGCTTCTCGATCCGGTTCCCGATGGCGATCATGCCGCGCTACATGCCCGGCAATCCGGTCGCGGCCTTGCAGGCAAGCTATACCGATCAGGGCGAAGGCTGGTCCTTCGATACCGATCAGGTGCCCGATGCCAGCCGCATTTCACCGCCCGTCGATCCTGAACGTGGCCTCAACCCGATCGGCTTCAATATCGACCTGCAGGCGGGCTTCCCGGTGGGCGATCTCAACAGCTCCTACCACACGATCAACACCCTGGCCGGGGAGACCGGCTTTGACATCACCCTTGCCGACGGTGTCGTACCGGCAGACCGGGATTTCGAGCTGACATGGATGCCAGCCAGCGGCATCGCCCCGCAAGCCGGTATCTTCAGTGAAACGGTGGATGGTCATGATCACCATCTGGTTGTGATCTCCCCACAGGTGCCGGGGGATGACGATGCCGCGACAGAGAGCGACATGCCGCGGGATGTGGTGTTCATCCTCGACAAATCCGGCTCCATGTCCGGCACCTCGATGCGTCAGGCAAAGGCCGCGATGGAGCAGGCCCTGCAAGGCCTCTCGCCCAAAGACAGCTTCCAGATCATTGCCTTTGATGACAGCTATTACCCGCTGTTTCATGAGGCCCGCCCGGCCATACAGGCGAATATCGACGATGCCCTCGACTGGCTCGGTCGGATGGAGGCCGGTGGCGGCACGGAAATGGCCGGTGCCCTCACCCATGCCCTCAGCGGCGATGGCGAGGTTGCCAGCGGGCGGCTGGGTCAGGTCATTTTCATCACCGATGGTGCGGTCGGCAATGAGGACGCCCTGTTCAGCCTGATCGAGAGCAATCTCGGCGACCGTCGCCTGTTCACGGTCGGCATCGGGTCCGCTCCCAACGGCTATTTCATGCGTGAGGCAGCCACCGCCGGGCGCGGCACCTATACCTTCATCGGCGCGCTGGATCAGGTGGGTGAGCGGATGGCGACGCTGTTCCGGCAACTGGAATCACCGGAACTGACCGACCTGACTGCCAGCCTGCCCGCCGGTGCCGAGATGTATCCGCCGCTGCTGCCCGACCTCTATCAGGGCGAGCCGGTGAGTTTCGTCCTGCGCCTGCCGGAAGGCACCGATGGCGACATCACGCTGACCGGCAGCCATATGCAGACCCCGTGGACCAAGTCGCTGCATATTGATGCCGATACAGCCGAGCGTCCCGGCGTGGCTGCCCTCTGGGCCCGGCGCAAGATTGCCGAGATCGAGCGTGTCGGTCGTCGCCAGTTCCGCAGCAGCAACGAGAGCGATACCGACAGCATTGCGAAGTCGGTGACCAGGGTGGCGCTGACCTATAGCCTGCTGAGCAAATACACCAGCCTGCTCGCCGTCGATGAAGTCGCTCGTCGTCCACAGGAAGCAACCCTGACCAGCGGCAGCGTCGCCGGTAATATGCCTGCCGGTGCCACCATGGCCTCGCCGAGCATGGCAACAGCCACTGCCCAGCCCATACGGTCACTGACCCCGCTTGCGGCACCCCATAACCCGTTCAGCGCACAGAACCTGCCCAGAACCGCAACCCCGGCAGACCTGCTGGCGATGATCGGCAGCATCCTGATGGTGCTCGGCCTGATGATCCTCTGGCTGAAACGGCGCGGCGAGTATCTGCGTGAACAGGGAACAGGCGCATGA
- a CDS encoding transcriptional regulator: MEINDALTAFAALSQPTRLNAFRLLIQAGPNGLAAGEISDALHVRQNTLSANLSVLLGAGLVRNERQGRSIRYFADMDGLRGMLAFLLQDCCGGRSELCQPLIEEIACTC; this comes from the coding sequence ATGGAAATAAATGACGCACTCACAGCTTTTGCCGCACTCAGTCAGCCCACCCGCCTGAACGCCTTCCGGCTCCTGATACAGGCCGGGCCGAATGGGCTTGCAGCTGGAGAGATCAGCGATGCTTTGCATGTTCGGCAGAACACGCTCTCGGCCAACCTTTCGGTACTGCTCGGTGCCGGGCTGGTTCGCAATGAACGACAGGGCAGATCAATCCGCTATTTCGCGGACATGGATGGCCTGCGCGGCATGCTCGCCTTTCTCCTGCAGGATTGCTGCGGCGGACGCTCTGAGCTGTGCCAACCCCTGATTGAAGAAATCGCCTGTACTTGCTGA
- a CDS encoding aspartate aminotransferase (catalyzes the formation of oxalozcetate and L-glutamate from L-aspartate and 2-oxoglutarate) produces MTVIADRLSAIKPSPTIAITTKARELKAAGRDVIGLGAGEPDFDTPDHIKQAAIKAINEGQTKYTAVDGTPELKKAIVEKFKRENGLDYTPDQISVGTGGKQILFNAFMATLNPGDEVLIPAPYWVSYPDMTLLAGGTPKFVECGQNNNFKLTAELLEGAITPKTKWLVLNSPSNPTGAAYSSDELKALAEVLLKHPQVMIMTDDMYEHIGYGDYEMTTIAAVEPKLYDRTLTCNGVSKAFAMTGWRIGYAGGPKDLVKAMAKIQSQSTANPSSISQAASLAALTGPIDFLEERNAAFKDRRDMVVAMLNDAEGLTCQTPDGAFYVFPSCDGVIGLVTPSGKRIESDADFATYLLEDAEVAVVPGVAFGLSPYFRISYATSKEALKTACERIQSACANLKKAAA; encoded by the coding sequence ATGACCGTAATCGCAGACCGTCTGAGCGCCATCAAACCTTCGCCAACCATTGCCATCACCACCAAGGCCCGTGAGCTGAAAGCGGCTGGCCGTGATGTTATCGGGCTGGGTGCCGGTGAGCCGGATTTTGATACCCCTGATCACATCAAACAGGCGGCAATCAAGGCGATCAATGAAGGTCAGACCAAGTACACTGCGGTCGATGGTACACCCGAACTGAAAAAGGCCATCGTCGAGAAGTTCAAGCGCGAGAACGGCCTCGACTATACCCCGGACCAGATTTCTGTCGGTACCGGTGGCAAACAGATCCTGTTCAATGCCTTCATGGCAACCCTGAACCCCGGTGACGAAGTGCTGATCCCGGCGCCTTACTGGGTATCCTATCCGGATATGACCTTGCTCGCCGGTGGTACGCCCAAATTTGTCGAATGCGGCCAGAACAACAACTTCAAGCTGACCGCCGAACTGCTTGAGGGTGCGATCACGCCTAAAACCAAATGGCTGGTGTTGAACTCTCCGAGCAACCCGACCGGTGCCGCCTATAGCAGCGACGAATTGAAGGCGCTGGCCGAGGTGCTGCTCAAGCATCCGCAGGTTATGATCATGACCGACGATATGTATGAGCATATCGGTTACGGCGACTATGAAATGACCACCATCGCGGCAGTTGAGCCGAAGCTCTATGACCGCACTCTGACCTGTAACGGTGTTTCCAAGGCCTTTGCCATGACCGGCTGGCGGATCGGTTATGCCGGTGGGCCAAAAGACCTGGTCAAGGCGATGGCGAAAATCCAGAGCCAGAGCACGGCCAACCCGTCCTCGATCAGCCAGGCGGCCTCACTCGCCGCCCTGACCGGTCCGATCGACTTCCTCGAAGAGCGCAATGCCGCGTTCAAGGATCGTCGCGACATGGTTGTTGCCATGCTCAATGATGCCGAGGGCCTGACCTGTCAGACCCCTGATGGTGCCTTCTATGTCTTTCCGAGCTGTGATGGTGTGATCGGTCTCGTCACCCCGTCCGGCAAGCGGATCGAGAGCGATGCCGATTTCGCGACCTATCTGCTTGAGGATGCCGAGGTAGCAGTGGTGCCGGGTGTGGCCTTTGGCCTGTCGCCTTACTTCCGCATTTCCTATGCGACCTCCAAGGAAGCCCTGAAAACCGCTTGTGAGCGTATCCAGTCGGCTTGCGCCAATCTGAAAAAAGCGGCCGCGTAA
- a CDS encoding arsenical-resistance protein yields the protein MGLFEKWLTLAMLAGLAIGSFAPGLVSMIAAAEVASINLVVAVLIWAMVYPMMVGVDFAAVADVAKQPRGLLVTLVVNWLIKPFTMALLAVLFFDHIFAPLIEPADAAQYTAGLILLGAAPCTAMVFVWSQLTRGDETYTLVQVSVNDIIMVIAFAPIVAFLLGVTEIAVPWETLVLATVLYVVLPLLAGLVTRRALGSPERIAAFTASVKPWSIIGLITTVMILFGLQGSVILDEPLVIALIAVPILIQSYGMFALAYAAAYALKVPHRIAAPCALIGTSNFFELAVAVAISLFGLNSGAALATVVGVLVEVPVMLSLVAFANRTRTRFVEA from the coding sequence ATGGGCTTGTTTGAAAAATGGCTCACCCTTGCCATGCTGGCCGGGCTGGCAATCGGCAGTTTTGCGCCCGGACTGGTCTCAATGATCGCTGCTGCAGAGGTAGCTTCGATCAACCTTGTGGTCGCGGTACTGATCTGGGCCATGGTCTATCCGATGATGGTCGGCGTTGATTTTGCCGCTGTCGCTGACGTGGCGAAGCAGCCCAGGGGCCTACTTGTTACGCTGGTTGTGAATTGGCTGATCAAGCCCTTCACCATGGCACTGCTGGCGGTACTGTTCTTCGACCATATCTTCGCCCCGCTGATCGAACCAGCCGATGCTGCCCAATATACCGCCGGACTGATCCTGCTTGGCGCTGCACCCTGTACGGCAATGGTCTTCGTCTGGTCGCAACTGACACGGGGTGACGAGACCTACACGCTGGTTCAGGTCTCGGTGAATGACATTATCATGGTAATCGCCTTTGCCCCGATCGTTGCTTTCCTGCTCGGGGTGACGGAAATCGCCGTGCCATGGGAAACACTGGTTCTGGCAACTGTACTTTATGTGGTGTTGCCCCTGCTCGCTGGCCTCGTAACCCGTCGCGCCCTTGGGTCACCCGAGCGCATTGCGGCATTCACCGCCAGCGTCAAGCCATGGTCAATCATCGGCCTGATTACGACCGTGATGATCCTGTTCGGCCTGCAGGGCAGCGTTATTCTGGACGAACCGCTGGTAATCGCCCTAATCGCCGTACCGATCCTGATCCAGAGCTATGGCATGTTCGCCCTCGCCTATGCCGCAGCCTATGCGCTGAAGGTACCCCACCGGATTGCCGCCCCCTGCGCCCTGATCGGCACTTCCAACTTCTTTGAACTGGCGGTTGCTGTCGCGATTAGTCTGTTCGGACTTAACTCAGGCGCCGCACTGGCCACGGTTGTCGGCGTGCTGGTTGAAGTTCCGGTGATGCTCTCGCTGGTCGCCTTTGCCAACCGCACCCGAACCCGCTTTGTGGAGGCTTGA
- a CDS encoding arsenate reductase (glutaredoxin) translates to MVTIYHNPACGTSRNTLAMIRQSGVEPDIILYLETPPTREKLEALIAEMGITPRELLRRKGTPFDDLGLDDPTLDDAALIDAMMAHPILINRPIVATPIGTRLCRPSEVVLDILENPDIGPFTKEDGDIVNP, encoded by the coding sequence ATGGTTACGATCTACCACAATCCGGCTTGCGGCACCTCGCGCAACACCCTCGCCATGATCCGGCAATCTGGTGTGGAGCCAGACATCATCCTCTATCTGGAAACACCACCAACACGTGAGAAACTGGAAGCATTGATCGCGGAGATGGGCATCACCCCACGGGAGCTGCTGCGTCGCAAGGGTACACCATTCGATGACCTCGGGCTGGATGACCCCACACTTGACGATGCCGCATTGATTGACGCCATGATGGCACATCCGATCCTGATCAACCGCCCGATCGTGGCAACACCGATAGGTACCCGGCTGTGTCGCCCATCAGAAGTGGTTCTAGACATTCTGGAGAACCCGGATATCGGCCCCTTCACCAAGGAAGATGGCGACATCGTCAATCCATAA
- a CDS encoding LysR family transcriptional regulator, which yields MAPENSVNRELDWDKLRIFHAVADAGSFTHAGDRLKLSQSAVSRQISALEESLNVTLFHRHARGLILTEQGELLLETARDVFNKLSLAESRLSETKETPQGPLVVTTTVAFGCNWLVPRINKFMERFPDIKVTLVVEDRELDLGMREADIAIRLNPPRQPDLIARNLFMMDFHIYAGVEYLKQHGVPKSVSDLVNHRLIAFASETPAPIPQINWLFTELGDLERRLTQRFNINSVYGMFTAVQSNLGIAALPDYMAEGNEDIARILPDHKGPPVQAYFCYPEELRNSKRIAVFRDFMIEELQGANFST from the coding sequence ATGGCCCCGGAAAACAGCGTCAATAGAGAGTTGGATTGGGACAAACTTCGGATTTTCCATGCCGTTGCCGATGCTGGCAGCTTCACCCATGCCGGTGACCGGCTGAAACTCAGCCAGTCAGCGGTCAGCCGCCAGATCAGTGCGCTTGAGGAGAGCCTCAACGTCACGCTGTTCCACCGCCATGCGCGTGGCCTGATCCTGACCGAACAGGGCGAATTGCTGCTGGAAACCGCACGCGACGTGTTCAACAAGCTGTCGCTGGCCGAAAGCCGCCTGTCGGAGACCAAGGAAACCCCACAAGGGCCGCTCGTCGTGACCACTACGGTTGCCTTCGGCTGTAACTGGCTGGTGCCGCGCATCAACAAGTTCATGGAACGCTTCCCGGACATCAAGGTAACGCTGGTGGTCGAGGACCGTGAGCTGGACCTTGGCATGCGCGAGGCGGACATCGCCATTCGCCTCAATCCGCCACGTCAGCCGGACCTGATCGCCCGCAACCTGTTTATGATGGATTTCCACATCTATGCCGGTGTCGAATACCTGAAGCAGCATGGCGTGCCGAAAAGCGTCAGCGATCTGGTCAATCACCGCCTGATCGCCTTCGCCTCGGAAACACCGGCACCGATCCCGCAGATCAACTGGCTGTTCACCGAACTCGGTGATCTCGAGCGTCGCCTGACCCAGCGCTTCAATATCAACAGCGTCTATGGCATGTTCACGGCGGTTCAGAGCAATCTCGGCATTGCCGCGCTGCCCGATTACATGGCAGAGGGCAATGAGGATATCGCCCGCATCCTGCCGGACCACAAGGGGCCACCGGTGCAGGCCTATTTCTGCTATCCGGAAGAGCTGCGCAATTCCAAGCGCATCGCGGTGTTCCGCGACTTCATGATTGAAGAGCTGCAAGGCGCCAATTTCAGCACGTAA